CTGGGGACGCGCGGGTAGGCCGACTGAAACTGCTGGCGTGGGTTGAAGCTGCTGCAGGCGTTGGACCGATGAAGACGCACAAAGGTGGAGTTGCTTCGTTGGCGTGAGCTGCTTCTGTCGATTGGTGGTGCTGCAACGTTGACTGGAGGAAGCAATGACCGAATGAAAGAATCGGCGGAGTGGCTTCGTGGCAGCGGGGTCAACACCTCAAATTTTGCTCGAGGAAGTTGACTCGGTTGGGGACGCCTGGCAGCAGCAAAGCAGAAGCTGTTTCGGTGGATGAGATGGGCAGATTCGGTGGAAAGAAGAATCGGTGGTGGTGGAGCAGAGGAGGCAGCAGATGGTGGGGCGAGCGTGAATTGCAGGGTGAACTCGAGCTTTAAGAGAAATGAAAGTAGCTGCTGCGGAGGGGGAGTCGGTGTgcgaaagaaagagggaagagagggaCGGTCGAAGAAGACGGGAAAATAGGAGAAAAGTCCAAGAGAAAATATCTAATTCATCGTTAGATGTCCAAAAAGTATTTCAAGCTTATTCTCATGTCCCTAATTCTTTCTTGCCCTTTTAATccacaaacaaatcaaattgatatcaaatgttgcacccccaCCATAGCTCCGAATTTCTCCATTTAAGCTTCAATTTCTCTAACAAATTCCCCAATTGAGGTCTAATTTTGTAGAAGAAAAGGCCTGCACAATTTCTACAAGTCCCCATCACCAAATGACTcgatttgaaaaccaaaaactcTATTTAATTTGGCCAACccaaatttttgttcatttctgaATTGTTCGAaatgattttccgtaaaaatcctgAACTCAACGAAATTTCTCTAAAAAACAAGATGACATCCTATAAATGAACTGTGACAAGCTCGAACGTTTGATTTCTgaaaccaaattcaatttcgtgattaaaattgaccgaacgcgattttagtctaATCCGacctaccgggtagtttttagggattttaccgcggttatatcccttaacggcttcacccaatagattggttaactcgtgagtgatcagctcagagaaaaaagaCCATAAGCGCGccaaatgcccatttcatatatttgagATGGGGTCGAAATTCAAGATGTCCATATCAACAATTTTCTAGCTTAAATTGATCggatagactaaattggtactaatgtgaaaagatttataacttttttggcacttttcccatcTTAAATGTGTGAAAGCTCAAGAAAGATAAGTTTCGGCAAAATATCGCCTTGAGGAAAGTTATATTGAGAGTTATATGAATCTTTGCACAAAGgaaccaatatatatatatatatatatatatatatatattatataatacaaatgatgattaataataagaaagtatattttcctaatttaggTGAATCAATTCTAATCTTAGATTGATTCAATTATCACTATGAAAATTCAAGAGAGATATCTCTGAGTGATCTTCCTTGGAGAGGAAGTTGTGTTGATTCTAAAATCTCTTGGGTGATCTTCCTTGGAGAGGAAGTTGCGGTGATTCTTGGATGATTCTGAATTATTCCTCTTAGTTGGTAGTGTTTCCTTTGACAAAATGCATGTTGATCTTCTGAATTATTCCTCTTAGTTGGTAGTGTTTCCTTTGACAAAATGCATGTTGATCTTCTTGGCTGAACGAATTGGTCTTGAATACGGGTTGCATCATAGTATTATATACCACTCTCTTTACTTTTCAACATTGTGGAAGCATGCAATAATCTTCTTTAATCCCACGCGTTTGTGTTTACTTTTCAACTCTTTACTTTTCAACGCTGTGGATGCACGCAAGAATCTTCTTTAATCTTCTTTAATCCCATACGTTTGtgttgacttttcaactctTTGCTTTTCAACATTGTGGAAGCGTGCAAGAATCTTCTTTAATCCCACTTGTTTGCATCGCTGCTCTGCTCTTTCCAAGCAGGTAAATGCTTTATAAGACTCATGTTATAGCATCTTATATATGGTTAACAATCTCAACCTTTGACATTCCAACTCCAAAAGAAGTCTAGTGAAATAAAAAGATAGATCGTGTATGGACTGAAAGCTTGAAGTAACTCCACCCATGACAGGAGCATAATCACTTTAGGTCATTACCGGAGCGATTTCGATTTCACCGACAGGATGGGAACAATGCCATCGATCACAAGCCTGAGAAGAAGGTCGTTATCCCTGCCATCGCATCAACAAGCTTCCTTAGCATTTGAAAGAAGACATCAAGAGGGGAGGCTTTATGAAGCGTCGCTCGGTGGGTGCGTCAAGTCACTAGCTCAGTTGCTGCAAGAAGACCGACTCATCCTGGCTCGGCCATCAGTCTCTTGCTTTGACGAGACGCCATTGCATGTGGCCTGCATGCTTGGTCATGTACACTTTGCCAAGGCTCTTTTGGCTCATAAAAAGGATTTGGCTATGGAGTTGGACTCGCAGGTATGTCAAAGCGAAAACCTCGGTTTGTGTTTGTTTGATATCCTTTTGTCAAATCAAACTGAACCCAGTCATCCTCGCGAATCATATAATCGATGGAGTGGCAAGGGTTTTGATTCggtttttgcaagttttaggctTTTGGCTATGTGCAACGTAATTTATTAACTATATTTGCATGGGTTCTATATAGATCAGACAATCTTGCTTGTCAAATAAGATATCGTACATGTACTATCACATTTTGTTTTCCAGTTTCCTTGATCTGTGAGAAATCAAACCCATCATATATGAcaaggaaattaacaaaaaaattcaaatagaaatcAAGTCATAGATTTCCAAGTTATTTCAACTTGAAAGATCTTAGTTATTTCAACTTGAAAGATCTTACACACACCagtgaattatatatatatatgctccaTAGCTAAGCACTTTACTTTCGCAGGGACGTACGCCTCTTCACTTGGCATCTATGAATGGATACGTAGAAATAGTGAGGGAATTGTTACAATCAGACAACTTTGCATGCCTTGTCCATGACAAAGATGGGAGGACCCCACTTCATCTAGCCACGATGAAGGGCCAAATCAATGTCGTGAAAGAGCTGGTGAAGGCAAGACCAGAGGTGGCCAAGCACAGGGTGAGCCATGGCCAAACCGCTCTCCATCTAGTAGTGAGGCATAATCGTTTGGAGACTCTGAAAGTCCTAGTGGAGATGGTGAGATACGGTGATTTGGTGAATGCTCAAGATGATGAGGGTAATACCATTTTGCATTTGGCCACAGCAAACAAGCAAATAGAGGTAATCCTTTTTGCTTCGAATTGCTTCGAAATTGTGCGACGTCAGAGATTGCATTCCAATTGAACATTTTGTGAAGATAAAATCTAGCCCATTCTCATTTTTCTATAGATTCTACATTCAAACTTTAGTGGATAATATCAATTGAAGAAACTTATAAGAAATATCtttgtttgttgtttcttttataaCTGATAAGAAGCTCATCTTTTTGTGCAGACAGTGAAATATCTGCTTCAAAGAAGCGAAGTGGATGTGAACACAGTTAATAGAAATGGCTTCTCTGCTCTGGATATAgtgaaatattttccaaaggATTTCAAAGTCATTGAATTGAGAGAACTGTTAGTACATGCTGGAGCTCTGAGAGCCATCAGATTCCTTGCATCAACAACTCACCAAGCAAATGTTGATAACACAAATGAGGAGAATTCAATTGTTGTAGTTGACCTAGCATCTGTAGAACCTCCCTCGACCAATACTCCTCCTGTAGAGGCGGTTCTGCCACTGTCTTTATCGAGTGAAATCCGGAAGCAGGAGGAAGACAAACACAAGAAATGGATCAAGAAGAAGCGCGATTCTCTGATGGTAATGCTTTAGCTAGATGTCTTGGAGTATTTGCCGATAACTTAGATCAAATTGATCATAGCTCATAGCTAATTAATTTAAACTCTCtgtttctttcatgaaaaatagatgattcacaaattattttcctaaaaatgatcatttgtgttgtttaaaataaatagttatgctttcttaaaaatattttctacataTGTACTAAATTGCTCATAATTAAATAGCTATGTAGAGAAAGAAGATGAGTAATTACAATAATAGAAGGCTtatgattaaaaagaaaaagaaaaacaaagggtAATATAAGAAATCTAATAATGAGAAGAGATGAAACAAGTTGATGAATATTTAAGAAAGTAATGGTACTCAAGAAAATCTAAATGTGAAGCAATTGGCTGATTTTCTTCAAATATCTATACTAATGCATAAAGTAAAGAGAATTTCTAAAAGACTCAATCTTTTGTCTTCTCCAAATATTCTCAACAACTTGGAGTCTGTTTGgtaacaattttgttttcaagaataatttatatttataaatgatttttttttaattttgttctttgAACAAGTTTCTTAGTATTTGAATACATCTATTAActactgtccaaaatttctattcccgatatagaaatgtgtttggtaagaccttaaattcttttgtgatttagaagttcttttaattttgtaataattttattatattttttcttttctcttttttcctttttcttcttctccttcttcctctttggccGGTAGCCACCAACTGGCCAAATGAGGGTTGGCAACCTCGTCGGAGCATTGCCAACCCCGACAAGGCCAAGCATTGCCAGTCGAGCCTCATCGGCggttgggtgagctcggcctcacttAGACCTTGCCAACACCGAGCGGCGTCGGGCGATGCCACCCGGCGTTGGCGAGCCTCATCGGCGGCTAGAATATAAGTGTGTTTTATTTTCCACACATTTAGTTAttggttttgattttctttctaacAACAATAGCAACCTTTATAAAAAGATGTTCAAATTTCGAAATATATTCATTGTTTtctcatatatgtatatattcatacacttaattttttcataatttaatccATGAGCTCTATTTCTGTAGAGAGCTCGCTACAATTTTCTAGTCTTTACATAAGTAtaggaaaaatcatcaattgaATTTGTGCATTTGTTGGAAATAACTTCGACTAGATGATCTTCGTATGTATAAATATAGTCGAAACACTATTTCTTCACTCACAATCTAAAACTTTCTTTCACGTCACGATAGATAACTGCCACCGTGATCGCAGCCATGGCTTACCAAGCCGGCATTAGCCCTCCCGGTGGTGTGTGGGACAACGATCAAAAAGACAACAACGGCGCCATCTTATACTACGCAGGAACACCGATAATGGCTGCAAACGATCCAGAGGGTTACCCGATGTTCTGGATATACAACACCATCTCTTTTCTTGCATCCCTTAGCACGATCTTCTTGCTCATAAGTGGCTTCCCTTGGGGAAGAAGGTTCTGATGTGGATTCTGATGGCCACAATGTGGGTGACCATCATTTTCACGGCGCTGACTTACCTCCAGTCCATGCTGGCCTTCTTGAACGTGCAAAGGGAATTTGAAGACAGGCCGTCGACCAAAGCGGCTAGCCCACCCACCCAAGCAACCACCCAATCACCGATCCCAGGGGCTGAGGTCTTCATGTATGTTTGGCTCTGCGCTGTAGccgttctttttctatttcacaTTGTTCGATACCTCATGATCGTCCTCCGAAAGATCCGCAAAAGCTCAAGAAGTGGATATCAGGATGTGTGAGTTGGTGCAGATCTAGGGGCAATATCAAGATCTAGTGTATTCATCTGGTGGGACAAAGGATTACTGCATAGTCTTGATGCCTATGTTCTTTCTAACTCAATCCCTATGTCATAAGATCATTCTGACTACCGCTACTTGTGCAAACAATTTAATGAGACTACTAAACCAAACACAGAGTCGATCTTGCATTATTCTCGAGCTCTCCTCATCAGAGATGTCTCGGCCACGTAGCCGAATCTTTCTAAAGAGAATGGGAAGGCCTGGCCACAAAGTAATCTGATCTACTCTTACGTATGCCGCAAATTAGTAGGTAAAAGCAACATTGGGCCATTCTATGATTTGTCTCACACAGCTTCACCATTCTCTTTCCAATCACACCAAACAACCGAACCCACCTTCCTCAAAAGCATCCGCACTTCTTTTATGCTTCCTTCATATTCTTCTCCAATGCTGATAGATGTCCAAAAGCCATCTGATCAAAGCTACTGAGCCTCTCTGTCTGATCAATTTCAACCCAATGGCACCAAACCATAAGGCAGTCGCACCATTTACATTAACTTCCTACACTATCTTTCCTGCCTAAGTTTAAGGAAGTGATACACTGATTTCACAGAAAACACTCCATTATTATTCGCAGGCCATGCAAGCTGATCCTCCCTCAAAGGTCGAAAACGAAGCAATGGTAGTTTCATATGTAATGTTCACATACCAGAACGTGTGCTTCTTCCAAAACAACATTCAAGCTCTGATATTATGACTTCTTGCCAAaggatcttttcttctttatatagACAAGTAGAGGAGGGACAAGGCAGAAATGCAACCTAAAATCTCATGGACCGATCTGTTGTTCCTAATCACAAGACAAAGGATTGGTAGCGTATCATCCCACACAAAACACAGAAAATTACTGTTCATATGCAAACTGATTACATGGAAGAACAGAGAGATGAAAACAATTGCATAGACAGATCTTTTGTACCTTACTGGTGAAAATCAGTCCATAACAATTGGGAAGGTACGAGAATTCTCAAAGGCCGGAGCCAGTACTTTCAGTCTTAGACGACCACAATGTGTGGTTTCAAGCAGCAAGCCCACAACTAACGCAGCTCATAAACTTCACTCAACCCAGCTTGGCAAACCAAGCCTCTTTCAAGAAGTTCCATTTCGCACCCCCAACTTAACGCAACCTGACGGTTTCTCTACTGCTGTTTTTCGGAATTGGGCTTCTGGGTTTCTGTTTCATTCGTTCACACTCATAATCCGTGGCTTGTAAATTTTGAGCTTTTTACAAGTctaaaaagtataattttttttacaaaatggCAATTTGACGAAAAAATTCACATGCactttttcgaaatttttaaaaattgaaataatactTTAAAGTTTGGCAGAAAAACAAAATGCTTTTTGCTAAAACACAAACAAGTAAGTCCTTttgcttattattttttacttaatCAAATATTGCGGCACACACGCTTTAAATACTTTTTAGTCCAAGATGCTTGAAACTATTACAATGAAATGTGGATATACTTATAATTTTTccataacttttgaaaattcagaTAATTTATTAGATTTTGACCGAAATTGAAAAACTACCTATTGCTTTggcatttcaaattttttaaatagttgACAACACATAAATATTCCAAATCACTATTAAGTGCTTTATAATCTTAAATTGTCGAACTCAACGCTATATGAAAATGACATACAAAATcaatgggaaaattccaaataagggcatgaaataaatatttttctaaataagagcctaaagtgTCCTcattctcaaataagggtttaaaaatgattttatttcaaataagagcataAAATAGCTATGTTAATTTCAAAAAGAGCTTGACTTTCTAGTTGGCCAATGATATTTTgtcatttacctttttttcctatttttctttcttttttccttttttgttggttttctcttccttctttgttGGTGGCCGGTACCCACCCACAATGCCCGAAGAGGGCTAGGCAAGGGAGGGCCTTGCCTAGGGGAGGCGACTCTCGCCCTATGTGAGGCCTCCCTCAAAATCCATAGGCGAGGGCCACCTtcactagatttgggcaaggttGCCTCGCCAGCGGGATGGCCTCGCCTCAACAAGGTCCCCGAGCCCTCACCGGTGCTCgctaggaaaaataaaaggaaaagagagaaaagaaaaaataatttcaaattacaattttcttttgacgaAAATACTCTTGATCGTCTAGAATAAATTAGCGAGatcaggcccttatttgaaacttcCATAaccacttcaaactcttatttaacACAAGATCTACTTTAGGTCATTATTCGAGAAATGAAGGCATTTCAACCCCTTATTTagattttttccaaaattaattcaCAAAGTGATGCAATAGATTGCAATAGACAATTAAGTAAGTTATAAACTATATTTATTCGGAGGAATcacaactcttttgatttggtttttgcaagttttaggctTTTAGCCATGTGTAAAGTAATTTATAAACTATATTTCCATGGAATATCTCTacatagatcacactatcttgCTTGTCAAATTAGATTTTGCACATGTAATGTAGCAttttgttttccaattttcatgatttgtgagaaattaaaCTCATCATATATCTCaaggaaattaacaaaattcagACATAAATCAAGTCATAGATTTCCAGTTAATTCAGCTGACGAGATCTCATGAGACACCAGTGAATTTGAGTAGCTTGGtctatttgatttgaaaatgcGATATATATAAATCATATGAACGTGTCCCTCAATAAGAATGCTCCATAGCTAAGCACTTCACTTTTGCAGGGACGTACGCCTCTTCACTGGGCATCTACAAACGGATACGTTGAAATAGCAAGGGAATTGTTACAATCAGACCCCCTTGCATGCCTTGTCCATGACGAAGATGGGTGGACCCCACTTCATCTAGCCACAATGAAGGGCCGAAGCAACATCATGATAGAGCTGGTGAAGGCGAGACCGGAGGCAGCTGAGCATAGGTTGAGCCACGGCCAAACTGCTCTCCATTTGGGAGTGAATCATAATCGTTAGGAGGCTCTGAAAGTCCTGGTGGAGACGATGAGAGATGGTGATTTGGTGAAAGCTCAAGATGATGAGGGTAATACCATTTTGCATTTGGCCACAGCAAACAAGCAAATA
This genomic stretch from Eucalyptus grandis isolate ANBG69807.140 chromosome 3, ASM1654582v1, whole genome shotgun sequence harbors:
- the LOC120291271 gene encoding homeobox protein Wariai-like — its product is MGTMPSITSLRRRSLSLPSHQQASLAFERRHQEGRLYEASLGGCVKSLAQLLQEDRLILARPSVSCFDETPLHVACMLGHVHFAKALLAHKKDLAMELDSQGRTPLHWASTNGYVEIARELLQSDPLACLVHDEDGWTPLHLATMKGRSNIMIELVKARPEAAEHRLSHGQTALHLGVNHNR
- the LOC104440151 gene encoding uncharacterized protein LOC104440151, producing the protein MVRYGDLVNAQDDEGNTILHLATANKQIETVKYLLQRSEVDVNTVNRNGFSALDIVKYFPKDFKVIELRELLVHAGALRAIRFLASTTHQANVDNTNEENSIVVVDLASVEPPSTNTPPVEAVLPLSLSSEIRKQEEDKHKKWIKKKRDSLMVML